The nucleotide sequence GCAGGGAGGCCATCTGGGCAGGCCGGCGGCCCAGAGAGTTGATGACAAGGAAGCCCACAAGCTTGGCAGGCAGGTCCACAGCACCAAAAATCACCTGGATCAGGTAGATGCTGACCCCAAAGCCCTGCAGGTCCATAACCAGCCCATAGTAGGCAAAACTAGTGGCAaacctggtggggagggggggaggggtatGGAGTTTGTCAGGAAGGCATAAAAGAGGGGGTGCTCATTCAAAATGGGGGCGAGCCACACTGGGTGCCCTGCTTAAGAAGCTGGAATGTGCCTTGGCTGATATTTCGTCAGACATTTAGTATGTATTTCGTGGAAGTGGGGGGTAGTTCTCCAATACCCCAGCTTTCTCAATCTTCTGCTAACTAGAGTCCCCGGGTTATTAGGGGGTTTTGGCTTAGTCATCGTGTAAGATTTACTTAGTTTTAGTCTTTATCTTATCTGTTGCTACTGGCCCAAGGGCAGGTGGACTTTCAAGCCGTATCTTTCAGGGTCAAGGTGTTGGGGGGAGGTCAGAGCTTTTCAGACCTGTGCATGGTTCTGGGATGGGTGCTTCTTAAGAAGTCAAGAGCCCACGAAATGAAGCTTGGGTGATTGGATAGGACCTGCAACCGGGAGTAAATCCCAAACTGGAACCAGAGAATTCGTCGATGGAAACGTGGAGCGTGCTTCTAACTATCATGGGATTGCTGTTGGCGGCATCAGGAAGGTAGCACATTGGAGGAGTAATGGGGAACGTTGCAACGGGAAAGGAACATTTTTGGCTGGTATCGGCCTTGGCCAGAGTGTTACTTTTGGAGACGAGTTTTAGGCATCTTATTGCCCACGTTTGTGTCTCTGGCAGGCACTGCTGGGCCAGGAAAGTCTCCAAATGTTTTGTAAGCCAGACGGGTCTTTGCCTTTGTGGTATAATTCTGTGGACTCTGGGGGTGACCACTCCTGATGAGGTGTTTCCATACTGGAACAGAGTTGGTAAAAGGGGAAGACGGAGAGGTGGATGGCCAGTGTGGGGACCAGGGGTGAACTGAGGCTGGAGGTCATCTCGTTCTTTAAGACTGTCCCTGGTGGAGGCTTGCTGCCCCTCACAGCAGGTGTGCTGACTTTTCCTCCCTTTtgcctggcttcttccactcattacatccactctctctccccagccagcCTTTCGTCTCTCAGgctgtctctctatctctttgCCACTAGGTCTGTCTGGGCCTACCACAGcatggagaggcagaggaagaggtggCGAAGGGCGGGGCAGCGCAGCAACTCCAGGGCGGATGCCTGGCCTTTGCCCATGGTCAGCTCCTTCTGCAGACTGGCCCGGAGTACCTGCCAGGATGGGCAGGGCTCAGGGCCTGGACTCCTCCAGAAGCTCCTCCCAGCCTAACCCCTTACTCAGGGAAGCCCTCTGGGACCTGAGTTCAGGGTTTGAGGGTGGAATCCTGGTAGGGTGTCACAGGAGgtcttgtgggggggggggtcttaccTCCATACTTAGCTTGGTCCCCTCTTCCCGCTTCCCATTGATCCAGGCCACTCTCTGCAGGGTCTTCAAGGTGAGGTCTAGCCTCCCAGAGGAGGAGTGCCAGCGGGCAGACTCGATGAAGAACCTGGGAGCCGGGGTGAGGACAGGGGTCAAGGTGGCTTCAGTTCCagtctgctggggtggggggcagggggtgggcttCCCAGGGGCCTGCAGTGGGATTTCTTTTAAGGCTGGGAACCCAGAGGTTTGGCCAGATCCCTTCCGCTAAGACCACAAAGCAGTGTCCAGCTCGGTGATGACTCATTCCCCGACTCAGGAGCTCAGCTTTTGGGCGCCGTGTAACGAGAGCAGGCTGGAGAGCCGGGGGAAGCCGGAGGAAGCCGGGGGAAGCTGAAGAACCAGATCCCCAGGGCAGGTCCTTCCTTGCACAGCCTCAGAGGCACTGGTCTAGGTGTGACCTTCTCTGATTCTGTGGGGTAGCATGTGTGAGATCTGGGGGATGTCTTGTCCCTTGCAGCCCTCTGGGCTCCtttgcagccctgcccacccggGGCCCCACACACCAGGAGTAGATGAAGAAGGCGAAGAAAGGCACGGAGACCAGCAGCTGCAGGGGGCGCCAGTGGGGCACAGCATAAGCCACACCGGCCAGGAGGAACTGGCCCAGGCTGTAGACGTAGCCTATCAGGGTGCCCACACAAGCCCGCGTGTGGATGGGCATCCACTCCAAACCTGGAAAGAGGGTTAGAACAGAGTGGTGCATCTGGCTGGGCTGCGGGTGGATGGAGACCTCCCGGGGGCGGGACAGGCAGAGACCCCCCCCTCCACCCAAACTTTGATCTGTCCCAAGGCTCAGTGGAAGACACATCTAATGAGGGTGGGTTCCTTGATGGGGGGCGTGGGGGACTTTCGGCGGACGTAGGAATGAGGAGATGGGTTTAGAATCCCTAGGAATTGTTCCCTCCACCCCGCTGCTGGGGTTTGCTGCCCCCCGACCTACTGTCCTGGCGAGGGCCCCTTTTCCCTTCAGAGCGTCTCTGACCATTCAGTGCTCTCTCAACAGCAGCCTCTCCTCTGGCTTTCCCCAGCCTGGGCCGATTCAGCGGCCAGAGCAGCTCGGAGGAGACAGCGGCTTTTCTCCATCTGGGAGGGTCAAGGGGGGAGTCGGACCACCTCTCTGCTGGGGTCTGAAGAGGCCCAGCCTTGTTCCTTGTGGGCTCCTGATTCGGCTGCTGGGCCAATGACTTGGAAACAGACTGGATTTGGGGGCTGAATTTTCTAGGTGTCCTGCCCTGGCCCCACCCGGCTTAATTCCTGTAGTCCAGAGGACCTCCAATCCATAGATTCCTTTCTGGGCTCGAGGGATGCCCTTGGGCaaatcctttcccttctctccagtCTCAGGTTCCTTATCTGAGAACCAGGGGGAAGGGAGTGACCTATCGGACGGAGGGAGCACATTGATGGTTCATGGACAGACCACGCTCAGTCCATTAAATGGGTTTGGTCTACACGATGCTGGCTTGACCTATGTTAAAAATATTGGAATTAATttccaacattaaaaaatggggCTATTTTTGCGTTAATAAAGAGGAGGGAGTGAGATCTGACAGCCCTGAACCTTCTGGCTAGAGCAGCTGAGTGGCCCTGGCCCCTCCGGATGGGGATGCGACTCTCCTTTGGGTACAGTCCTCACTGTTCCCTAATCCCTCTTGTACCCAGTCTGCTTCAGTCATTCATGGGAACCTCCTGGCCCTAGAAAATGGAGTTTGCGATTGTGTCTGAATGAGAGGTCAGGAGTTCGAGAGGAAGGCTGTTATGTTGGCCACCCAAAAGAGGGCAGGGAGGATTCAGGAGTGGGAACGGCaggaccggggtggggggagccgggAGAGGAAGCTGGAAAGTGGCTGCTGGGTTGGGTGGTCAGAGGTGAGTGGGTGGGGACCCGCCCTGCCCTCCCAGCATCCCTCACTCAGTGTCATGCAGTTGAGGGCGACGCTAGCCAGCGACATGCCCGAGAGGAGCCGGAAGGCACAGTAGACAGGGAAGTTGGGAGCGAAGGCTGCACAGGTGCCTGACACGGCTGTCTGCAGGTAGTTCAAGATCAGCACCTTCCGGCGGCCCAGCctgtggggggaaggaggggagaacagCAGTAGGGGTCCTGAGGATTGATGGTGCCAGGCTGGGTAGGGAGAGGAGCGTTTGCCTTGGTCTTTTGAGGACCTGTGCGGTATCACGAGGCTGGCCCCGTAGGTCCTCAAACCAGCCCCTGGGTGGTAAGGCCGACTTCCCACTTGGTTCCCGTGAACCCAGCCGAGGCCCGGGGCCCAGCCCGGCCCCTTGGCTCTACCCAGGACTGACCTGTC is from Neofelis nebulosa isolate mNeoNeb1 chromosome 10, mNeoNeb1.pri, whole genome shotgun sequence and encodes:
- the SLC22A6 gene encoding solute carrier family 22 member 6 isoform X3, with product MAFNDLLQQVGGVGRFQQIQVTLVVLPLLLMASHNTLQNFTAAIPTHHCRPPAEANFSQDGGLEAWLPRDGQGQPESCLRFTVPRRGPPFPNSTDANSTGATEPCTNGWIYDNSTFPSTIVTEWDLVCSNRALRQLAQSLYMVGVLLGAMVFGYLADRLGRRKVLILNYLQTAVSGTCAAFAPNFPVYCAFRLLSGMSLASVALNCMTLSLEWMPIHTRACVGTLIGYVYSLGQFLLAGVAYAVPHWRPLQLLVSVPFFAFFIYSWFFIESARWHSSSGRLDLTLKTLQRVAWINGKREEGTKLSMEYGNTSSGVVTPRVHRIIPQRQRPVWLTKHLETFLAQQCLPETQTWAIRCLKLVSKSNTLAKADTSQKCSFPVATFPITPPMCYLPDAANSNPMIVRSTLHVSIDEFSGSSLGFTPGCRSYPITQASFRGLLTS
- the SLC22A6 gene encoding solute carrier family 22 member 6 isoform X2, whose product is MAFNDLLQQVGGVGRFQQIQVTLVVLPLLLMASHNTLQNFTAAIPTHHCRPPAEANFSQDGGLEAWLPRDGQGQPESCLRFTVPRRGPPFPNSTDANSTGATEPCTNGWIYDNSTFPSTIVTEWDLVCSNRALRQLAQSLYMVGVLLGAMVFGYLADRLGRRKVLILNYLQTAVSGTCAAFAPNFPVYCAFRLLSGMSLASVALNCMTLSLEWMPIHTRACVGTLIGYVYSLGQFLLAGVAYAVPHWRPLQLLVSVPFFAFFIYSWFFIESARWHSSSGRLDLTLKTLQRVAWINGKREEGTKLSMEVLRASLQKELTMGKGQASALELLRCPALRHLFLCLSMLWFATSFAYYGLVMDLQGFGVSIYLIQVIFGAVDLPAKLVGFLVINSLGRRPAQMASLLLAGICILVNGVIPQDQSTVRTSLAVLGKGCLATSFNCIFLYTGELYPTVIRRRGKPRRQQQDQQKQMVPLQASARENGL